In Mycobacteriales bacterium, a single window of DNA contains:
- a CDS encoding anthranilate phosphoribosyltransferase: EALRGGDAALNAAISRRFLDGEPGAVRDAVLLNAAAGLVAYDGPTAAPVADQIAAALPRAAEALDSGAAAAALDAWVTASKSAATATPATQ; encoded by the coding sequence GGAGGCGCTTCGAGGCGGCGACGCGGCGCTCAACGCCGCGATCAGCCGGCGGTTCCTCGACGGCGAGCCGGGCGCGGTGCGTGACGCGGTGCTGCTCAACGCCGCCGCGGGCCTGGTGGCCTACGACGGACCGACCGCGGCACCGGTCGCCGACCAGATCGCGGCGGCCCTGCCGCGAGCGGCGGAGGCGCTGGACTCCGGCGCGGCGGCGGCAGCGCTCGACGCCTGGGTCACGGCCAGCAAGTCCGCCGCCACCGCCACCCCCGCCACCCAGTAA